TGCTCCTGATTTCTGCATGTTTTAGGTAGGGAATGCAGACTCAAGATCCTTTGGAGGCAGTTCCAAAACAGGCAGCTTGAAGCAGGAGCTCAGACACAATTCCCAATGGTCTGGGCAGATCTGTTGGGGGCCTGAGGACACACATGCTCAGGAACTGCCAGGAtactccagctgcagcctcaggtTTACAGAGTTGGAAGAAATACAGTGTTTTTGCAGCCAGAGAACAGCCTTCCCTTGAGCACAGAGCATGGGCTAAacctctgcagtgctggctgctctgtggctcAGGAGACCTTAGCAACAAGGTCACCTACAGGTGAAAATGCCACTTCCTTCCTCTTTGGACACTTCTGCCTGAGAGTTTGTACTCCTGGTCCCCAAAGCAGCCCCAgaggagccctggagctgcacctTGATGGCTTTGAGGGAGCCACTGAAGAGCATGTTGTGTGAGGAGACCAAAGTGCAAACAGGATTGTCGTGTGCTCGGATCGTGTTCACCTTCTGCAGGTTTTGAATATCCCAGACCTGCAAAcaagaatcatggaatggtttaggcaggaaaagccctctaagatcaGGGGGgccaccctgccccagctcagcagcagcctcctgctcctaggcaggagctgggagtgggaaaTCCAGCCCACAGGAACCCCCCAGGAGTGGATACAGCACAGGAGGGTTAtcagccccccagccctggcagaggagggacagtccctgctgcagagccgGCTGTGGGTGCCCTGTACTCACAATGATGGTGCAGTCAGCAGAGCCACTGTACAGCTTGTTCCTGCAATGACACCAGGACACAACAATGACAGCAGGGTCACCAAGGGCCAGCACCACGTGCAGGGTCCCCAGGGACAGGTGCCCCTCCTCACTCACCCCTGGATGCAGAGAGCCAGCACAATTCCGTCATGACCCTCCAGGGTCTTTTGGCACTTGTATGTGGTACAGGTATCCCACACCTAACAGAAAACAcaaggcagaggctggagccTGGGCAGGATGTCAGCAcccagaggaggaaaatgccTGCCACTTGGGCACTGCCTctgccacctgggcactgcctgtcccctgggcactgcctgccAGCCTGGAGGCTTGGCTAGCAGAGAGAATGGACTGCAGAGGGTCAGGCTGAAGCTAAGGGGACacaggccagcagcaggaatcagctgctccagctctgcctccctcagcCCAGGCCAACACAACACACTGAGACAAAGGAGCAGCTCTCAGGCTCCTGCTTTAGCActtcccaccccatcccagggctccagtggcacagcacagcttctTCTGCCACTTCTGCAAAGGCTTTTCCCCTGAGCACACACTGCTCTCTCAAGAGGAATGTGGGAATGTCgagagcagccaggacaggggagaaatctgctttccttccctAACATACAGCAATATCCATTTTCTTCCATGTGGCTCTAAAGCCAAGGAAACTAAACcaaagctctgctcctggcagggttAGCCAtggcagcccatggaggtccccagcctggccagcagccaccagcagccaccACATTGACACTGAGAAGGGCTGTGGAGGCTGCACCGGGGCAGTGCTGTCAGTTTGAGTTACTGAAAAcaggacaaagaaaaacaaacatgccATAAAATAGGGAAAGGACACATCGGATCAGGGACAAATGTTTTGTTCTAAGATGACTTTTTATAACAAAGGAACATAAAATCAGAAGCTGAAATAGTCCTGAATACCCTAAATGCCACATAAAGCAAAataccagcagctgcaggaatgagATTCTAATCAGGGCTTTGCAAAGATCTCTGTCTCTCAGTTTCACTAGCACATAATGTTTCCTTGCAGAGAATTTTGTCCAACTATAATCACAAAGAATCATTTGATTCTTTGGAGGAAACTTTAGGAAGCGACATCCCCCCACCCCACAAATGAACTCAgcttctgttctgtttgtggGGAGCAAATGCAGACCACCAGCAGCCACCACAGTGACACTGAGAAGGGCTGTGGAGGCTGCACCGGGGCAGTGCTGTCAGTTTGAGTTACTGAAAAcaggacaaagaaaaacaaacatgccATAAAATAGGGAAAGGACACATCGGATCAGGGACAAATGTTTTGTTCTAAGATGACTTTTTATAACAAAGGAACATAAAATCAGAAGCTGAAATAGTCCTGAATACCCTAAATGCCACATAAAGCAAAataccagcagctgcaggaatgagATTCTAATCAGGGCTTTGCAAAGATCTCTGTCTCTCAGTTTCACTAGCACATAATGTTTCCTTGCAGAGAATTTTGTCCAACTATAATCACAAAGAATCATTTGATTCTTTGGAGGAAACTTTAGGAAGCGACATCCCCCCACCCCACAAATGAACTCAgcttctgttctgtttgtggGGAGCAAATGCAGAAGATGCATGGAAGAGGAAAGCTGTTACCTTAATGGTTTTGTCTGAGGAGCCACTGAAGAGCAGGTCTCCTATGGagtacacacacaaacaccacaCGGGGCCCTGGTGGCCCACAAAGGTCCCCTTGCACTTGAAGATCTGCTGAGGATCATAGGCTGCAGAAAGGAGAGGCAGGTGagggagggacagcagtgctgctgctctgcagagctgtgacagcagccaggagggctccctgggcatcccccaCACCCAGCCCGAGGCAGAGGGGACCATACTCACATCCAAGGATGCCCATGTTGAGCCGAGCATTGATGTGGGACAGCTCATCCTGAAAAACACAACaagctgtgtgagctgtggaGCCATCCAGGCTAGCCTGCCCTGGACATGGCTTTAGGGCTGCCCCCTCCACTGCTACAACCCCTCTTGTGTTCTTTACTCCCACAGGGCCCTTCCTCAGCAGCCCACTCACCCTCTGGCCACAGGTCTCTGCTCCACTCTGTGACTGCCACAtccctctgtcacctccctCCAGAGACcacagggctgtgacagcacCTCAGACCTGCACTAAACTCTTGACTATTCAGAGAGGCCCAGAAATACCTCTCAGAATATGCTGTCCTCACTCTGCAATTCACCACACTGCTTGGATCTGCTTATCTCCCTGctttctgcaggcagggaggaggggacaATGCCCCTGTAAAAGGCCCAGGCTTTGGAGCAGAAGGCTCTCCCCAGGGCAGAAGCCCAGCtaggagcagagccaggcaacTCCAGCCCAGGGCCCATCCTCACGTTCAGCATGGAGGCGTCCCTGCGGAACTCCATCAGGTCCTCGCTCAGCTTGCTCTGGTTCTCATCCAGCATATCTGCAAGAGAGGGACAGGCCCACAGTCACTGATGGCACCCCAGGGAACAGGCAGAGGGCACCCACTGCCACTGCTGattgcagcacagcagggcaagCAACCCTGAAATGCAGCACCCAGAGAGCTGCCCTGTCCCTACAGCTCTTGCACAGAGCTCACCAAACTTCAGCTCCAGGTTCTTCTCCAGCTGGTCGATTTTCTCGGAGAGTTTGCCCAGCATGGAGCGCAGGAAGGCGATCTCCTGGTCCTTCTGGGCCATGGCCACCTGCATCTCGTGGAAGCGATCGTCCGTCTGCTGCAGGAACTCCTTCAGACCCTCGAACTTGCACGTCTCCAGGTGGGTCTCGTAGGTGTCCTGGTTTCCTATGAATGTGCACCTGAAGGGAAGGCAGatgctggctggagcagggctcatGTGGAGATTCCTTGCTCAGCTGGCTGCTCAGGGGAGCTCCAAGGCCTGTGTGGGTCCCCagctgtcctgctcctcctgcagcagcgGTGGTTCATGATCCTTCAAAGGGTGGATGGATCGTCTTGGAAGTTCTTCCCAattttaatgattctgtgatcctgctGGGAGATCGTCTTGGAAGTTCTTCCCAATTTTAATGGTTCTGTGATCCTGCTCTGGGAGGCAACTGCAGGACAAGAGAGGCCAAGGAACTCCCATTCTTCCAGCCAGGGCGTTGGCCCCAAACTGGACTCTCTGTCTGAGAAGTTGAAAGGAAAAGTAGATCTTGGGCAGGAGACAGAATGTGGCATCAGTTTGTTGTGTTTACCAGGAGCCATCAAAACCAGTGGAAAAAACTGCAGCTGACCTCAGCAGATGCTGACTTGGTCCTGCAGCATGGCACAGagtcagggctgctctgccaggactTGCCTTGCTCTGCCTCTGTCAGGAATGGCTTAGgaccatggaatcacagaactgttgAGGGTGGAATAGGCCTCTAAGACCATTGAGTCCACTCATTCccccaaggccaccactaacccaAGAGCCACACCTAGAAGGCATTTaatccccccagggatggggactgcaccactgccctgtgccagtgctggaaGACCTTTCTGTGAACCCTCTTCCTGCAACAGTAAACCCaagcaggggctgccctggggctcgGGTGACAGGGAATCCTCTGAGGTGGATCAGCACTTCCCTTGCCCTGGGACAAGGCCTGGCTGCCAAGACACTGCCATGGTGCTCAAATTACTCCTGTCCTCATCCTCCTCTCTTCATGCTCTGACTCTCCTCCAGCTGTTCTGCCTGTGCACTTaccctcctcttcccctgggCACTGTGACCTGCCTGTTCTCACCCAGAGGCTCTGGGGTTGCCTCCTGCATTCCCTGAAACCCCCAGCTCAGACTCAGGCCAGTGCACAGCAccagggagagctgctcagAGGCCAGCccaaggctgcagcagccaaacaGCAGCTCAGTAATGAGCTCAGTGCAGCTTCCCCAGCCAAAAGCATCAGCTCCTTACCCGTATTTGGAGTGGGGACACTTGATGTGCTCACACTCCTTCAGGTGAGCCTCCAGGTTCATTTTGAGGAGGGGAGGGCAGCTGGGGTTGTTGGGACAGCGCACAGGCCTGTAATCACAGCTGCTCTCATGATCCCTGTCCACGGGGAGAagcaaaggcagggaaaatCAGCAACAAGCAAAAATTAATGGGAACAACACAGATTGTCAGGAGAGGGGCAAACCAGCCCTGTGAGGCTGTCAGATGATCCAAAGCCTCCTGTTCTGAGACTGCAATTCCAGCTTTACGTTCTCATTTGGTCAGAAAATTGAGAGTAATGATAGGCCACATTTTCACAGGGCACATCTACTTCTGCAGCTGATGGTCTGAGCCTTCAGGCAGCCATCAACAACAGGCAATGGACAGGGAAAACAGGGTATGCATTTAGGATGGGGAAGGAGACAGATTTCAAATTCATAGGATATAACTAAGGTAATTCCTCTAACAAAAAGAACCCCAAGTTCTCTACTTGAGCAGGGCTTTGGAGTTTCATCCCAGATATGAGGGGGGGATGTACAATGCACCCtctctcccagtgctggcattcaggaagcaggaaaaataaaccataaaaataaaaccacacaagggaaaaaaaaaacaaccaaaaaaccctcaaacatCATTCTTCCCCCGACACCAGCCCATCTGGACTGtcccctgcagccaccctgcccatgcccctggcacagctgtgcagggcagctcGGGCAGGCCAGGCTGGCCCAGCCCTTTccctggagaggctgcaggctggcaggagcactCACTTCCTGGCACTCAGCTTGATGGTGAAGGGGCAGCCCCGGGGGTCCACCTCGAAGGCGGTGGGCTTGCTGCTGGCGggggggcggcccccccccccccccccccccccccccccccccccccccccccccccccccccccccccccccccccccccccccccccccccccccccccccccccccccccccccccccccccccccccccccccccccccccccggtggggTGGCTGCTGGCGGCGGGCCGGCAGCCGTACTTGCAGTGGATGAACAGCTCCCCGATCTGCTCGGCCACCGCGATGTTGTTCACCACCACCGTCAGCTTGGCGTTGTCCACGGGGCACTTCTctgccagggagggaaggggggcaCATCAGTGAGGGCTGAGACAGGGCAGGAGCATTTCCAAGGGCCCCTGAGTGGaaactgtgtttttctgctttccctggtCAAGTCAGAACTCCCAGGTGAGCGGCCATGGGAAGAGCCAGGAATATTCATCCAAGGTTTACAGTCCTTGGTTTGTCTTGGGGCTTGGAAAAGTTCCAGTTTATGATAATCCCTTATGATTTGAGGGAGCTGCCAATGAAAGAAGCCCACACTGATTCAGACTG
This genomic stretch from Ficedula albicollis isolate OC2 chromosome 14, FicAlb1.5, whole genome shotgun sequence harbors:
- the TRAF7 gene encoding E3 ubiquitin-protein ligase TRAF7; its protein translation is MSSSKNARYNRFSSGTTNITASENTNGTRMETTFGPAFSAVTTITKADGTNTFKQHRRTPSSSSTLTYSPRDEDDGMPPISTPRRSDSAISVRSLHSESNMSLRSTFSLHEEEEEPEPLVFAEQPSVKLCCQLCCSVFKDPVITTCGHTFCRRCALTSEKCPVDNAKLTVVVNNIAVAEQIGELFIHCKYGCRPAASSKPTAFEVDPRGCPFTIKLSARKDHESSCDYRPVRCPNNPSCPPLLKMNLEAHLKECEHIKCPHSKYGCTFIGNQDTYETHLETCKFEGLKEFLQQTDDRFHEMQVAMAQKDQEIAFLRSMLGKLSEKIDQLEKNLELKFDMLDENQSKLSEDLMEFRRDASMLNDELSHINARLNMGILGSYDPQQIFKCKGTFVGHQGPVWCLCVYSIGDLLFSGSSDKTIKVWDTCTTYKCQKTLEGHDGIVLALCIQGNKLYSGSADCTIIVWDIQNLQKVNTIRAHDNPVCTLVSSHNMLFSGSLKAIKVWDIVGTELKLKKELTGLNHWVRALVASQNYLYSGSYQTIKIWDIRNLECVHVLQTSGGSVYSIAVTNHHIVCGTYENLIHVWDIETKEQVRTLTGHVGTVYALAVISTPDQTKVFSASYDRSLRVWSMDNMICTQTLLRHQGSVTALAVSRGRLFSGAVDSTVKVWTC